CGAAAAAGACGAGCCCGTGCCCCTGGGTTTGCGTGGCCAGGCATTGTGGCGCATCGAGCAAAGTGTGCGCGCCACTTGCCCGCAGCACGTGTTGCTGCGTTTCGGCTGGCTGTTGGATGACAGCCCCGACGGCATCCTCGGGCGTTTCCTGGCCCGGGCCGAGCAGCCCGAAGAATTGCTGCTGGCCGATGACCGGCGGGGCAATCCGACGCCAGTGGACGATGCCGCGCGGGTAATCATCTCGGTGCTCAAGCAACTCGACTGCGCGGCACCGCTGTGGGGCACCTATCACTACGCGGGCCACGAGGCGACCACGCCGCTGGCGCTGGGGCAGGCGATCCTCACCGAAGCCCGCGCCCTGCATCCTCTGGCCATCGAGTCGCCCACGCCCCAGGCCCATGCCGCAAGGCCGGACGCGGCGGAAGAACCGCAGCACGCGGTCCTGGCCTGCAAGAAAATTCTGCACACCTTCGGGATCAAGCCCCGCGCCTGGCGCGCGGCACTCCCGGGCTTACTGGATAGGTTTTATCGCCATGGCTGAAGGCCCTGTTTTAATCACCGGCGGCGCGGGTTTCATTGGTTCGCACCTGACCGACGCCTTACTCGCCAAGGGGCATTCGGTGCGCATCCTTGACGACTTGTCCACCGGCAAGCGCGGCAATCTGCCGCTGGACAACCCCGCGCTCGAATTGATCGAGGGCGATGTCGCCGATGCCGCGCTGGTCGCCCGGGCCATGCTCGGTTGCAGCGCCGTGGCGCACTTGGCGGCCGTGGCTTCGGTGCAAGCTTCGGTGGATGACCCGGTGCGCACGCACCAGAGCAATTTCATCGGCACCCTCAATGTTTGCGAGGCCATGCGCCAGGCCGGCGTGAAGCGTGTGTTGTTCGCCTCCAGTGCGGCGGTCTATGGCAACAACGGCGAAGGTCAGTCCATCGACGAGGACACGCCCAAGGCTCCGCTGACGCCCTATGCCTCGGACAAACTGGCCAGCGAGTTCTACCTCGATTTCTACCGTCGCCAGCATGACCTGGAGCCGGTGGTGTTCCGCTTCTTCAACATTTATGGTCCGCGCCAGGATCCGTCTTCGCCCTATTCCGGGGTGATCAGTATCTTCAGCGAACGGGCACAGAAAGGCTTGCCGATCAGCGTATTCGGCGATGGCGAGCAGACCCGCGATTTCGTCTATGTCGAAGACCTGGTGGACGTGCTGGTGCAGGCCATTGAAAAAACTGAAGTGGACGCAGGCGCGGTGAATGTCGGCTGGAACCAGGCCACCAATCTCAAGCAGATGCTCCAGGCCCTGGCCGAGGTCGTGGGTGACTTGCCGACGATCAGCTATGGCCCGGCGCGCTCCGGCGACATTCGTCATTCGCGGGCCGATAACCGTCGGTTGCTGGAGCGTTTCCAATTGCCAGCGCAGACGCCAATGAGCGTCGGGCTGGCGCGGTTGCTGGGGCGCTGAGTTTCCATCGGCCAAAAAAAAGGCGCCTTTCGAGGCGCCTTTTTTGTGCGTCATGCATCGCTATTGTGGCAAGTGAAACCTGTGGCGAGGGAGCTTAGAACTTGTAGCCCAAGCCCACCATGTAGACGAACGGGTCCACGTCGACGTCTACCTTGGCCCGGGTGCCGCCGGCCACGGCGTTGTTGTCGACATAGGCGGTGGTGTCGATGTCGATGTAGCGAACCTGGCCGTTGATCATGATGTTATCGGTCAGCATGTAGTCGGCGCCGACTTGCCACGCCATGCCCCAGCTGTTTTTCGCCCGGAAATTGCTGAAGCCGTTGGCGCTGGCTTCGCTGCCGACGTGTTCATCGTAGATCCAGGTGTAGTTGATGCCAGCGCCGACGTAAGGCTGGAAGGCCGACTTGGCGTCGAGCGGGTAGTAAACCACGCTCAGGGTTGGCGGCAGATGCTTGAGGGTGCCGAGCTTGTTATTGGCCGCGCCCAAGGCGGTGCCTTTGATTTTGACGTCGTGCTCGAATGGCGAGGCCGCCAGCAATTCGATACCCCAGTTGTTGGTGAGCATGTAGGCGAAGTTCAGGCCCAACTGAGTGTCGCTGCTCATGGTTGCCTTACCGCCCAGGTCAGTGCCGGCCAGCGGGCCACGGTCGACCTTGACGCTGGAGCTGTCGGCATCCGGATTGACGGTGATGGCGCCCGCGCGAACGATGATATCGCCGGCGGTATGGGCCTGGGCGAGCGGGGCAGCGAGCGCGAGGGCAACGAGGGAAGCGCTGAGCAAAGACTTGTTCATGAGGGCTCCAGAGGGCATCGAAAATTGATGTCCCATGGTACGAAGCCGTCTAGTCCGGTCTTTTGATTCAGCTCAATGAAAGTGTGATGAGCACGGATTCACTCCGGCAGCTCATACACATAGATTTTCTCGGCCTCCATCTGATATCCGGCATCGGCCAGTTCACTGCTGGACGGCTTGACCTGCATCGGCCCTTCGACCCAATACGGCTGGTACAACTCGTCGAGCTTGACCCCGACCTCGCTTTTCACATGCACGATCTGGTTCGACGGCGGTGGCGGCACGTGGATGCAGGCGCCGAAATACGGCACCAGCAGGAAGTCGGTGGTGCGGCCTTCCTCGCTGACTTCCAGCGGCACGATATAACCCGGCAAGCGAATCTGCTGGCCGTCCAGCGTCTTGACCACCGGGGCGTTGGGCAGGTCTTGCTTGGCCGCAGGCGCGGATTCGGCCGCCAGGGCATCGCTCATCTTCGACAGGTCGTGCAGGGGTGTCATGTTCGGCACTTCCGGCGGCGCGTCCGGTGGGATCATTTCCGACCAGGCCAAATCCCTCGGTTCGGCCGCCCACAGCGGCAGGGCGACCAGCAACAACAGCGCAAGCAGGGCGCGGGGCATTTTCAACGTCCTCATAAACGGATCGACAGGCCATCGGCCAGCGATTGGCGATAGGCGCGCCAGGCCGGCACGCTGCCCATCAGCAGGGCGGCGACCAGAATGCCAGCCAGCAGCGTCCATTCATACTCGCTCGGCCAACTCAATGGCAGGTACAAGCCATAGGCCGACTGCACGTAACCCTGGGCGGCGGCAATGCCAACGTAAAGCAGCGCCAGCCCGGCGACCACCCCGGCCAACGCCAGGGCAAAGGCTTCGAGCACCAGCAGGCTTGCGATGTGCCACGGCCGCGCGCCCACCGAGCGCAGGATCGCCATCTCCCGACGACGCTCGTTGAGGCTGGTGAGGATCGCCGTGAGCATGCCAATCAACCCGGTCAGCACGACGAACAACGAAATCACGAACAAGGCTTTTTCGGCCGTGCCCATCAGGCTCCAGAGTTCCTGGAGTGCCACGCCGGGCAGGATGGCCAGCAGCGGTTCGCCACGGAATTCATTGATCTCGCGCTGCAGGGCAAAGGTTGAAATCTTGCTGTTGAGGCCAAGCATGAACGCAGTGATCGCCTGGGGCGTGAGGTCCATGTTGCGGGCCTGGTCGGCGCTGATGCGCCCATTGCCCTGGGCCGGCACGCCGTTTTTCCAGTCAATGTGGATCGCCTCCATGCCGCCGAGGCTGATGTGCAGCGTGCGGTCCACTGGGGTGCCGGTGCGCTTGAGAATCCCGACCACGGTGAAGGGCTTGTCGTCATGCTTGACCAGGCTGATCGCCGCCACGCCATGGGCCAACACCAGTTTGTCGCCGAGCTTGTAGTGCAACGCTTCGGCCACTTCGGCGCCGAGCACGACTTCGAATGGATCGGTGGCGAACGCCCGGCCATCCGCCAGCGCCAGGTGTTGCTGGCGGCCGTACTGGTAGTGCTCGAAGTAGGCTTCGGTGGTGCCCATCACTCGGTAGCCGCGATGGGAGTCGCCGAGGGACATGGGGATCGCCCATTTTACTTTCGGGTTGTTGGCGAAGTGTTCGAAGCTGTCCCAGCGGATGTTGTTGGTGGCGTTGCCGATGCGAAACACCGAGTACAACAGCAGGTTCACCGAGCCTGAGCGAGCGCCGACGATCAGGTCGGTGCCACTGATGGTGCTGGCGAAACTGGCCCGCGCCTCGGTGCGCACCCGCTCCACCGCCAGCAGCAGGCACACCGAAAGGGCGATGGCGAACGCGGTCAGGATCGCGGTGAAGCGGCGGTTAGCCAGGCTGGCCATGGCTAGACGGAACAAGTACATCTCAGACCTCGAGTGGCGTGGCGGCGCGATTGAGATCGGCCAGCGACAGATTGCGGTCGAACAGCGGCGCCAGGCTCTGGTCATGGCTGACGAACAACAGGCTTGACCCGGCTTCGCGGCATTCGGCGAAGAGCAACCGCAGGAAATTTTCCCGGGCATCGTAGTCAAGCGCTGACGTCGGTTCGTCGGCGATCACCAGTTCCGGTTGGCCGATCAAGGCGCGGGCGGCGGCGACCCGTTGTTGCTGGCCGATGGACAGGGAATCGGCGCGGCGCTCCAGCAGGCTCGAGTCGGACAGCCCAAGGTGGGCCAGCAGCGTGGCGGCGGCCTGGTCGACACTGCCGTGGCGCTGGATGGCACGTTGCGCACGCAGCTTGGAAAAGTGGCAAGGCAACTCGACGTTCTCGCGCACCGAGAGAAACGGCAGCAGGTTGAACTGCTGGAAAATGTAGCCGGTGTGATCCACGCGAAAGCGGTCGCGACTGCCGGCGCCCAGTTCGGTGAGTTCCTGGCCGAGCAGGCGGATACTGCCGCGATCCGGCGTCTGCACGCCGCCCAGCAGGCCCAGCAGCGTCGTTTTCCCGCTGCCGCTGGGACCTTTCAGGAACAAGGTTTCGCCGGCTTCCAGGCGAAACGCCGGAATATCCAGCAACAGCGGATGCCCGGGCCAGCTGAAGCCCAGGTCGGACAGTTGGATGAGTGCTTGGGTCATGTTTGCCGCTTCAACAAATAATGGAGCCCTGTGGAAGCGAACACGCTTCCCACAGGGTTCTTACAGTGAATCAGAATTTCAGGGCTGGCGCCTTGGCCGTGACCTCAACGCCTTGCTGGCCGCTCGGGCTGATCAGCTGTACCTGGATTTTCTGGGTCGCGGGGAAGCTTTTGAACAGGGTCGCCAAGTCCAGGTTCTTCAACGCGCCAGGCGCTGCGCAGGTGAACTGGTAGTGCGCGTGGATCTCACTGTGTTCGCCGTGGTGCTCGTCGCCATCGGCGTCTTCGTCGTGGTCTTCGTGGTCCGGCTCGTCGCCGAACAACGGGCTTTCCAGCTCTTGCTGGGCCACGGTGCACTTGGCGGCGGCCGGCAGGTTGAACAGCGCCAGGGGTTTTTCCAGCTTCGCCCGCGCGGCGGCGACCTTGGCTTTGTCGGCATCGCTGGTGGCGGCGTGTTCAAAGCCCACCAGGTTCATCGCTGGGCTTTCCAGTTCCAATTCAAGGGTCTGGCCATCCAGCGCGGCGTTCAGCCGAGCGACGCCGTGTTCATGGGCGCTTAGGCTGCCGTGTTCATGGTCATGGTCGTGATCATGCTCGACAGCCGCATGAGCGACAGCCAGCGGCAGCAGGGCGAACGGCAAAGCGAGAAGCAGACGACGCATGACGAGTCTCCGAAAGGTTATGTAATCTTATAACGAAAGTGCGCAGAGTTTGACCGTCTGCTTGGCGTCGCGCAAGGCCCATGGGAGCATGCGCAGATGAAATCTTCAGGAGCACGGTATGTTGCGGATACGCGGAACCGTCGGCGAATGGCCGGTGGACTTGTCGATCGAAATGGATGAGGGCGACTGGGCGCAGCTCGGCGCGCAGTTGCAAGCGGTCAAATACGAAGGCGCGGCGGCACCGGCGGCCAATCCGACGGCCAGACCAGTGAACCCGGACGACGCCCAGTGGCAGATCGCCCGGGAATTGCTGCGCAAGGCGGGGCAATTGAGCGGCCCGGACCTGCTGGAGCAACTCGAAGGCCTGACCGGCAGCGCTTCGGCAGGCAAGCGCCTGTTGGTGCGCCTGCGCCATAGCGCCGAGGTCAAAGTGTTGAGCGGCGGGGATACGCCGCTCTATAGCTGGGTCGGTCAGTAAAGCGCGGCGAACAGCTTGCGGCGATAGGTCGTTACCAGCGGGTGGTCATTGCCCAGCAGCTCGAACACCTGCAGCAAGGTCTTGTGAGGCAGGCCTTCGCTGTAGCTGCGATTGCGGACGAACAGCTTGAGCAGCGCATCGAGCGCCGGTTCGTACTGCTGGCGCGCCAGTTGTTGGATTGCCAGTTGATAGGTCGCTTCGTCGTCCTGCGGATCTTTCGCCAGGCGCGCCTTGAGGTCAGCGGCGTCCGGTAGATCCTTGGCCAGGCCGAGGAATTGGATCTGTGCCTTGGCGCCGGCCAGGGCCGCCTTGTGCTCATCGCTTTTCACAGCGTCCAGGACAGTCTGTGCCTCACCCAACTCGCCGCGCTCGGTCAGGCAGCGCGCGTAGAGGATCAGCGCCTTGGCGTTGGTATTGTCTTCGCCCAGCAGCACCTTCAGCACGGCTTCGGCATCGGCGAAACGGCCCTCGTCGAACAGTGCCTGAGCCTGTTCGAACGGGTCGGCGGCGGCCGGAGGCGGCATCTGCACATGCGGCTCGAGCAGCGCTCGCACCGCCGATTCCGGTTGGGCCCCGGCAAAACCGTCGACCGGTTGGCCGTCCTTGAACAGCACCACCGTCGGCAGGCTGCGAATGCCGAAGCGGGCGACGATGTCTTGCTCGGCGTCGCAATTGACCTTGGCCAGCAGCAATTCGCCCTGATAACTCTCGGCGATGCCTTGCAGCATTGGCATCAACGCCTTGCACGGTGCGCACCACTCGGCCCAGAAATCCACCAGCACCGGTTTGTGGAAGGAGTTGGCGATCACCGACTGGTCGAAATCGGCGGTAGTGGCGTCGAAAATGTAGGGCGTG
The Pseudomonas marvdashtae genome window above contains:
- a CDS encoding sugar nucleotide-binding protein; the protein is MRMRLMLLGGGNALGQALIRLGAEEDIGFLAPRPPEDGWDAASLTQLLDDTRPDALINLAYYFDWFQAEAVSEQRLASQERAVERLAELCQHHNIVLLQPSSYRVFDGSRATAYSEKDEPVPLGLRGQALWRIEQSVRATCPQHVLLRFGWLLDDSPDGILGRFLARAEQPEELLLADDRRGNPTPVDDAARVIISVLKQLDCAAPLWGTYHYAGHEATTPLALGQAILTEARALHPLAIESPTPQAHAARPDAAEEPQHAVLACKKILHTFGIKPRAWRAALPGLLDRFYRHG
- a CDS encoding NAD-dependent epimerase/dehydratase family protein, which produces MAEGPVLITGGAGFIGSHLTDALLAKGHSVRILDDLSTGKRGNLPLDNPALELIEGDVADAALVARAMLGCSAVAHLAAVASVQASVDDPVRTHQSNFIGTLNVCEAMRQAGVKRVLFASSAAVYGNNGEGQSIDEDTPKAPLTPYASDKLASEFYLDFYRRQHDLEPVVFRFFNIYGPRQDPSSPYSGVISIFSERAQKGLPISVFGDGEQTRDFVYVEDLVDVLVQAIEKTEVDAGAVNVGWNQATNLKQMLQALAEVVGDLPTISYGPARSGDIRHSRADNRRLLERFQLPAQTPMSVGLARLLGR
- a CDS encoding OmpW/AlkL family protein, which produces MNKSLLSASLVALALAAPLAQAHTAGDIIVRAGAITVNPDADSSSVKVDRGPLAGTDLGGKATMSSDTQLGLNFAYMLTNNWGIELLAASPFEHDVKIKGTALGAANNKLGTLKHLPPTLSVVYYPLDAKSAFQPYVGAGINYTWIYDEHVGSEASANGFSNFRAKNSWGMAWQVGADYMLTDNIMINGQVRYIDIDTTAYVDNNAVAGGTRAKVDVDVDPFVYMVGLGYKF
- a CDS encoding DUF3299 domain-containing protein, producing the protein MPRALLALLLLVALPLWAAEPRDLAWSEMIPPDAPPEVPNMTPLHDLSKMSDALAAESAPAAKQDLPNAPVVKTLDGQQIRLPGYIVPLEVSEEGRTTDFLLVPYFGACIHVPPPPSNQIVHVKSEVGVKLDELYQPYWVEGPMQVKPSSSELADAGYQMEAEKIYVYELPE
- a CDS encoding ABC transporter permease: MYLFRLAMASLANRRFTAILTAFAIALSVCLLLAVERVRTEARASFASTISGTDLIVGARSGSVNLLLYSVFRIGNATNNIRWDSFEHFANNPKVKWAIPMSLGDSHRGYRVMGTTEAYFEHYQYGRQQHLALADGRAFATDPFEVVLGAEVAEALHYKLGDKLVLAHGVAAISLVKHDDKPFTVVGILKRTGTPVDRTLHISLGGMEAIHIDWKNGVPAQGNGRISADQARNMDLTPQAITAFMLGLNSKISTFALQREINEFRGEPLLAILPGVALQELWSLMGTAEKALFVISLFVVLTGLIGMLTAILTSLNERRREMAILRSVGARPWHIASLLVLEAFALALAGVVAGLALLYVGIAAAQGYVQSAYGLYLPLSWPSEYEWTLLAGILVAALLMGSVPAWRAYRQSLADGLSIRL
- a CDS encoding ABC transporter ATP-binding protein, with translation MTQALIQLSDLGFSWPGHPLLLDIPAFRLEAGETLFLKGPSGSGKTTLLGLLGGVQTPDRGSIRLLGQELTELGAGSRDRFRVDHTGYIFQQFNLLPFLSVRENVELPCHFSKLRAQRAIQRHGSVDQAAATLLAHLGLSDSSLLERRADSLSIGQQQRVAAARALIGQPELVIADEPTSALDYDARENFLRLLFAECREAGSSLLFVSHDQSLAPLFDRNLSLADLNRAATPLEV
- a CDS encoding DUF2796 domain-containing protein; amino-acid sequence: MRRLLLALPFALLPLAVAHAAVEHDHDHDHEHGSLSAHEHGVARLNAALDGQTLELELESPAMNLVGFEHAATSDADKAKVAAARAKLEKPLALFNLPAAAKCTVAQQELESPLFGDEPDHEDHDEDADGDEHHGEHSEIHAHYQFTCAAPGALKNLDLATLFKSFPATQKIQVQLISPSGQQGVEVTAKAPALKF
- the trxA gene encoding thioredoxin: MTQDTPYIFDATTADFDQSVIANSFHKPVLVDFWAEWCAPCKALMPMLQGIAESYQGELLLAKVNCDAEQDIVARFGIRSLPTVVLFKDGQPVDGFAGAQPESAVRALLEPHVQMPPPAAADPFEQAQALFDEGRFADAEAVLKVLLGEDNTNAKALILYARCLTERGELGEAQTVLDAVKSDEHKAALAGAKAQIQFLGLAKDLPDAADLKARLAKDPQDDEATYQLAIQQLARQQYEPALDALLKLFVRNRSYSEGLPHKTLLQVFELLGNDHPLVTTYRRKLFAALY